A single region of the Spartobacteria bacterium genome encodes:
- a CDS encoding chemotaxis protein CheA → VGVVTHRVSIVSFFIFTVSISPDTLGLSCRDVYDVSNRAQKKVNLQLEGEDTEVDKTVIEQIGDPLVHIVRNAIDHGIGRPEERRAAGKPETGTVKIGARHQGGEVWITIQDDGKGLHRDKILAKGIKNGLVLGDGSDLTDSQVFSLIFEPGFSTAEKVTDISGRGVGMDVVKKNIEKLKGRVAVHSKPGEGTTFILHIPLTLAIIDGMLIRVGEACYTIPLLAIRETLRPVMEQITITPDGRENARVREDIIPVLRLHQLYKIKPEFQNLDEGLLVIVESDREQVALFVDELLGQNQTVIKGLSDYLGDARGISGCTILGDGRVSLILDIGGLIRIQNEIEEIEHNRRYKKRSNKNR, encoded by the coding sequence GGTGGGAGTGGTTACCCACCGGGTATCAATTGTATCTTTCTTCATATTTACGGTTTCTATAAGTCCCGATACGCTGGGCTTATCCTGTCGCGACGTGTATGACGTCTCCAACCGGGCACAGAAGAAAGTGAATCTGCAACTCGAGGGAGAGGACACGGAAGTGGACAAAACCGTCATTGAACAGATCGGGGATCCGTTGGTTCACATCGTACGTAACGCTATAGACCATGGTATTGGACGTCCGGAAGAACGACGTGCAGCCGGAAAACCCGAGACAGGAACGGTTAAAATTGGCGCACGTCATCAAGGTGGCGAAGTCTGGATCACCATTCAGGATGATGGCAAAGGGTTGCATCGTGACAAGATTTTAGCAAAGGGTATTAAAAATGGACTCGTTTTAGGTGACGGATCTGATTTAACCGACTCACAGGTGTTCAGCCTGATATTTGAACCCGGATTTTCCACTGCCGAAAAAGTCACCGATATTTCCGGTCGCGGTGTGGGAATGGATGTGGTGAAGAAGAATATCGAAAAACTCAAAGGCCGCGTTGCCGTTCATAGCAAACCGGGTGAAGGCACCACATTTATTCTCCATATTCCGCTAACACTGGCCATCATCGACGGCATGCTCATCCGCGTGGGAGAAGCGTGCTACACAATTCCACTTTTAGCGATTCGCGAAACCCTCCGACCCGTCATGGAACAGATTACCATTACACCGGATGGACGGGAAAATGCTCGGGTGCGCGAGGATATTATTCCTGTGCTGCGCCTGCATCAGCTCTACAAAATAAAACCTGAATTCCAGAATCTGGATGAAGGGCTACTGGTCATCGTCGAATCCGACAGAGAACAGGTGGCCCTCTTTGTAGATGAACTGCTAGGTCAGAATCAGACGGTGATCAAGGGGCTATCCGACTATCTTGGCGATGCCCGAGGCATCTCCGGATGCACCATCCTTGGTGATGGCCGCGTTTCATTAATACTTGATATAGGCGGGTTAATTCGTATTCAGAATGAAATAGAAGAAATCGAACATAATCGGCGCTACAAAAAACGCTCCAATAAAAACCGCTAA
- a CDS encoding TraY domain-containing protein gives MLAIRLQSDIEKRLERLAKRTGRTKTYYAREAILEHLDDLEDGYLALHRLEHPQTPVSAEDAKKQLGL, from the coding sequence ATGTTAGCAATAAGATTACAAAGCGATATAGAAAAACGTTTAGAGCGGCTGGCCAAACGGACAGGTCGCACAAAAACGTATTATGCCCGCGAAGCAATACTGGAGCATCTTGATGATCTGGAAGATGGCTACTTGGCTTTGCACCGATTAGAACACCCTCAAACCCCTGTTTCTGCGGAAGATGCAAAAAAACAACTGGGTTTATGA